One region of Microbacterium rhizosphaerae genomic DNA includes:
- a CDS encoding phosphatase PAP2 family protein translates to MSELERPVYDPRRTVALVVGILAAIAFVILSWVIYVDGRQPLAPDLWWHGLMIANLTKPGVVIAWVPSIVGGTIGMIVIAIVLVVVFIWRKRRWDAANIAIAIALVVAIGAPMSYIVARARPSDSLAESTATSFPSGHTAVATTVVVTLALLLRKWYVWVGGVLWVLWMMWARTYLHAHWLSDVIAGLLEGIAVATLVWCAMEAIRDRRAMRSRDPAPTKA, encoded by the coding sequence ATGAGCGAGCTCGAGAGGCCGGTGTACGACCCCCGGCGCACAGTGGCTCTGGTCGTCGGGATTCTGGCGGCGATCGCGTTCGTCATCCTGTCTTGGGTGATCTACGTGGATGGCCGCCAGCCTCTTGCTCCCGACCTCTGGTGGCACGGGCTCATGATCGCGAACCTCACCAAGCCGGGAGTGGTGATCGCGTGGGTGCCGTCCATCGTCGGCGGCACCATCGGCATGATCGTGATCGCCATCGTTCTGGTCGTCGTCTTCATCTGGCGCAAGCGACGATGGGATGCCGCGAACATCGCCATCGCGATCGCCCTGGTGGTTGCGATCGGAGCGCCGATGTCCTACATCGTCGCCAGAGCGCGCCCGTCCGATTCGCTGGCTGAGAGCACGGCGACGTCGTTCCCGTCCGGCCATACGGCCGTCGCGACGACGGTGGTGGTCACCCTGGCGCTGCTGCTGCGCAAGTGGTACGTGTGGGTCGGCGGCGTCCTGTGGGTTCTGTGGATGATGTGGGCGCGGACCTATCTCCACGCGCACTGGCTCAGCGATGTGATCGCAGGACTGCTGGAGGGCATCGCTGTCGCGACGCTGGTGTGGTGCGCTATGGAGGCGATCCGCGATCGCCGGGCCATGCGTTCGAGAGATCCCGCGCCGACGAAGGCGTAA
- a CDS encoding flavin-containing monooxygenase, with protein sequence MDADVVVVGAGPAGLAVAACLGRAGVAAMVVDRGRAVGESWSTRYDRLHLHTPRIQSALPGLRMPRRFGRWVSKDDMAHYLRVYAREHRITPVFGTEVGRLERAGDGWTAETGAGEIAARQVVLATGYAHSRARTGWPGQDGFPGRVVHVTEYRNADEFAGARVLVVGAGNSGAEIAADLAEHGAASVHLAIRTPPNVIPRQFGPVPATLLAIPMDYLPARLVDPVNRLLQRIALGDLTRYGMPAPHAGVVAQVRATGVTPTIDVGLVAALRAGTVTPVAALERFDGAEALLGDGMRLIPDAVIVASGYTPGLDPLVGHLGVLDARGVPRAAGGRTVPGAPGLRFVGLFNPLKGQLLQIGMDARSAARAIARELAAPVTCPPGR encoded by the coding sequence ATGGACGCGGATGTGGTCGTCGTCGGAGCCGGGCCCGCGGGGCTCGCCGTCGCCGCCTGCCTCGGGCGGGCGGGTGTCGCGGCCATGGTCGTCGACCGGGGGCGAGCGGTGGGCGAGTCGTGGAGCACGCGGTACGACCGGCTGCACCTGCACACGCCCCGCATCCAGTCGGCGCTTCCCGGCCTGCGGATGCCCCGGCGGTTCGGTCGCTGGGTGTCCAAGGACGACATGGCGCACTACCTGCGCGTGTACGCCCGCGAGCACCGCATCACGCCCGTGTTCGGCACCGAAGTCGGGCGACTCGAGCGCGCGGGCGACGGCTGGACCGCCGAGACGGGCGCCGGCGAGATCGCTGCCCGGCAGGTCGTGCTCGCCACGGGTTACGCGCACTCCCGGGCGCGGACGGGCTGGCCCGGTCAAGACGGCTTCCCGGGACGGGTCGTGCACGTCACGGAGTACCGCAACGCCGACGAGTTCGCGGGCGCACGAGTGCTCGTCGTCGGCGCCGGCAACTCAGGTGCGGAGATCGCCGCCGACCTTGCCGAGCACGGCGCGGCGTCCGTGCATCTCGCGATCCGGACGCCCCCGAACGTCATCCCCCGTCAATTCGGGCCGGTGCCCGCGACCCTGCTCGCGATCCCGATGGACTACCTCCCCGCACGCCTCGTCGATCCGGTGAACCGGCTGCTGCAGCGCATCGCGCTCGGCGATCTCACGCGATACGGGATGCCGGCGCCCCACGCCGGCGTGGTCGCGCAGGTCCGTGCGACCGGGGTGACGCCGACGATCGACGTCGGCCTCGTCGCCGCCCTGCGGGCCGGGACGGTGACGCCGGTGGCGGCGCTGGAGCGCTTCGACGGTGCGGAAGCGCTCCTTGGCGACGGGATGCGTCTCATACCCGACGCGGTCATCGTCGCGAGCGGCTACACCCCGGGGCTGGATCCCCTCGTCGGCCACCTCGGCGTGCTCGATGCGCGCGGCGTTCCGCGCGCCGCCGGCGGACGTACCGTGCCCGGCGCCCCCGGCCTGCGCTTCGTCGGGCTGTTCAACCCGCTGAAGGGTCAGCTCCTGCAGATCGGGATGGATGCGCGGTCCGCCGCGCGGGCGATCGCGCGGGAGCTCGCTGCGCCCGTCACGTGCCCTCCGGGTCGATGA
- a CDS encoding diacylglycerol/lipid kinase family protein — translation MGKRIAIVWNPSKTDKDPLEAALADALGDESTADVRWFETTEQDPGQGPAQAALGAGTDLLIVAGGDGTVRAVAEHLAEVSAEVDLAIVPLGTGNLFARNLDVPIDDVPAAFERAIDGEARPVDVGWVERESGGRTERHAFVVMVGFGLDAQMIAETDEDLKDKAGWLAYVESLGRAVSASDVVRFTVTTDDRPAQTAEGHTFLIANCGTLQGGLTLVPDADPSDGELDLLVLSAEGLAQWLATMKSMVWDNGLKRLIRNHDEVADTDTLKHGRASRVAVALPEALPFEIDGEEAGEIREFTVTIQPSAIRVR, via the coding sequence ATGGGCAAGCGCATCGCGATCGTCTGGAACCCTTCCAAGACAGACAAGGACCCGCTCGAGGCGGCGCTCGCCGACGCGCTCGGAGACGAGTCAACCGCGGATGTCCGCTGGTTCGAGACCACCGAGCAGGATCCCGGCCAGGGCCCCGCACAGGCCGCGCTGGGGGCCGGCACGGACCTGCTGATCGTCGCGGGCGGCGACGGCACCGTCCGCGCGGTGGCTGAGCATCTCGCGGAGGTGTCCGCCGAGGTCGACCTGGCCATCGTCCCGCTCGGCACCGGGAACCTCTTCGCCCGCAACCTCGACGTGCCGATCGACGACGTCCCCGCGGCGTTCGAGCGAGCGATCGACGGCGAAGCCCGCCCGGTGGACGTCGGATGGGTCGAGAGGGAATCGGGGGGCCGCACCGAACGGCACGCGTTCGTCGTCATGGTCGGCTTCGGGCTCGACGCGCAGATGATCGCCGAGACCGACGAGGATCTGAAGGACAAAGCCGGGTGGCTCGCCTACGTCGAATCGCTCGGACGCGCGGTGTCCGCGAGCGATGTCGTGCGGTTCACGGTCACGACGGACGATCGACCCGCGCAGACCGCGGAGGGACATACGTTCCTCATCGCCAATTGCGGCACCCTACAGGGCGGGCTGACGCTGGTGCCCGACGCGGACCCCTCGGACGGCGAGCTGGATCTTCTCGTCCTCAGCGCCGAAGGCCTGGCGCAGTGGCTGGCCACGATGAAGTCGATGGTGTGGGACAACGGACTGAAGCGCCTCATCCGGAACCACGACGAGGTCGCGGACACCGACACGCTCAAACACGGCCGGGCGTCCCGGGTGGCCGTCGCCCTTCCCGAGGCGTTGCCGTTCGAGATCGACGGCGAAGAGGCCGGCGAGATCCGCGAATTCACCGTGACCATCCAGCCGTCCGCGATCCGGGTGCGATGA
- the sigK gene encoding ECF RNA polymerase sigma factor SigK yields MVIDGADVPDEGGDAVDVIGLLIQRTANKDRDAFAELYDMLAPRVFGLILRVLVDRAQSEEILQEVFLEVWQSAERFAPNRGRGRTWLLTIAHRRAIDRVRSAQAGTDRDIRAGFRELATPTEDIADQVELKIESERVAGALHRLPEAQRETLVLAYFGGYSQSEIAALTGAPLGTVKTRMRDGLTKLRVEMGVAQ; encoded by the coding sequence GTGGTGATCGATGGAGCGGACGTGCCCGATGAGGGCGGGGATGCCGTCGACGTCATCGGCCTTCTGATCCAGCGCACGGCGAACAAGGATCGGGATGCGTTCGCCGAGCTGTACGACATGCTGGCGCCGCGCGTGTTCGGTCTGATCCTGCGGGTGCTCGTCGATCGAGCGCAGAGCGAGGAGATCCTCCAGGAGGTGTTCCTCGAGGTGTGGCAATCCGCCGAACGTTTCGCTCCGAACAGAGGACGTGGACGTACGTGGCTGCTGACCATCGCGCACCGCCGGGCGATCGACCGCGTCCGGTCGGCGCAGGCCGGCACCGACCGCGATATCCGGGCGGGGTTCCGGGAACTGGCGACCCCGACCGAGGACATCGCGGACCAGGTCGAACTGAAGATCGAGTCGGAACGAGTGGCGGGAGCCCTGCACAGATTGCCCGAAGCCCAGCGTGAGACGCTCGTGCTGGCGTACTTCGGGGGGTATTCGCAGTCCGAGATCGCGGCGCTCACGGGGGCACCGCTGGGGACCGTGAAGACCCGCATGAGGGACGGTTTGACGAAGTTGCGAGTGGAGATGGGGGTGGCGCAGTGA
- a CDS encoding anti-sigma factor translates to MTEDEFALLAAGAALGALSDEDQRAFRRALADHPEWGAIADADAETAAALADLPREVAPPPALRSQLLARIDEAPADPAHEVVEPASTDPDPARPAKRGWGRRGWLALAASVVLVVAIGTATVIAVEQAAQPAAVVALDRIQSAPDAQQASAPVEGGGQATLHWSESLGRAVLVTGEMPQVPGDHTFELWYVRDKTAIPAGTFDATGASTSAVLKPGMQPGDVIAVTVEESGGSPTGQPTSDPILTIPTA, encoded by the coding sequence GTGACCGAGGACGAGTTCGCCCTCCTTGCGGCCGGAGCCGCCCTGGGTGCGCTGAGCGACGAAGATCAGCGCGCCTTCCGTCGTGCCCTGGCCGACCATCCCGAGTGGGGTGCGATCGCGGATGCGGATGCCGAGACGGCCGCAGCGCTCGCGGACCTGCCACGTGAGGTCGCTCCCCCGCCGGCGCTGCGCTCTCAGCTCCTCGCCCGCATCGACGAGGCTCCGGCGGACCCGGCACACGAGGTCGTCGAGCCGGCGTCCACGGATCCCGATCCGGCCCGACCGGCGAAGCGCGGGTGGGGGCGACGAGGGTGGCTCGCGCTGGCGGCTTCTGTGGTTCTGGTCGTCGCCATCGGCACGGCCACCGTCATCGCGGTGGAGCAGGCCGCTCAGCCGGCCGCCGTCGTCGCACTCGACCGCATCCAGTCCGCTCCCGATGCACAACAGGCCTCCGCCCCCGTCGAGGGCGGCGGCCAGGCCACCCTGCACTGGTCGGAGTCTCTCGGCCGGGCCGTGCTCGTCACGGGCGAGATGCCCCAGGTGCCCGGAGACCACACGTTCGAGCTCTGGTACGTGCGGGACAAGACCGCGATCCCGGCCGGCACGTTCGATGCGACCGGCGCTTCGACGTCCGCGGTGCTGAAGCCCGGGATGCAGCCGGGCGATGTGATCGCGGTGACCGTCGAGGAATCGGGCGGATCGCCGACCGGACAGCCGACGAGCGACCCGATCCTCACGATCCCGACGGCCTGA
- a CDS encoding phospholipase D-like domain-containing protein, which yields MSDDGMTWFGGDVATGMSPVLERSEVSFFVDADEYYADLRAEVVRAGEQSGDRFVCWIGFESSLSTVMPSQEPQPAVKAAERRQWREGDMWWRDVLADATSRGVMLRALLNLHPAPKPADKYIEANLTTVGELNRFENTLAIDDFRYLFMNGTHHQKLVVVQNEQELFAYIGSMDVQQKRIADRWCEVGCKVRGEAARELYRVFHSRWVEHTEVLDGMPRERSWLPAPDQVAVAPVDARVLTQASVTVGRPTRKNPFHPLGPAQQVVNEAHRLRIATPRATIDLPGVPTVQVPSLTVADVVGNAFFTAKDPAAPPLIAMAAEQSPVYASGTWTLDPEGRTGIYHQIAAALRRTKHHIYLEDQYLIDDAAMGELPSMLDLLIEKVQEPAFRKLIVFCNRDDQIEEEFEWQAGPHRRSFVEHLAAAGGDKVVICQYKSAEVLGITSDAELAWPFYVHSKTWIFDDELLIVGSANCNRRGYSHDSELDFAVYDTEQTMIADLRRRIWLRRLNTAMVDRPLSPDDVDDFVSAARYWERPDEFGLTIENNRIGIDAFMATEVPGEREPDIFKALGWDGIDTYVDPFGSTVEELLWNIVIDPEGT from the coding sequence GTGAGCGATGACGGGATGACGTGGTTCGGCGGCGACGTGGCGACGGGGATGTCGCCTGTCCTGGAGCGCTCGGAGGTGTCGTTCTTCGTGGATGCCGACGAGTACTACGCCGACCTGCGCGCGGAGGTCGTCCGCGCCGGCGAGCAGAGCGGTGATCGCTTCGTGTGCTGGATCGGGTTCGAGTCGAGCCTGAGCACCGTGATGCCCTCGCAGGAGCCGCAGCCTGCCGTCAAGGCGGCCGAGCGCCGCCAGTGGCGGGAGGGCGACATGTGGTGGCGCGATGTGCTCGCCGATGCGACGAGCAGAGGCGTGATGCTCCGTGCGCTGTTGAACCTGCATCCCGCGCCCAAGCCTGCCGACAAGTACATCGAGGCGAACTTGACCACGGTGGGCGAGCTCAACCGGTTCGAGAACACGCTGGCGATCGACGACTTCCGGTACCTGTTCATGAACGGGACCCACCACCAGAAGCTGGTCGTGGTGCAGAACGAGCAGGAGCTGTTCGCCTATATCGGATCGATGGATGTGCAGCAGAAGCGGATCGCGGACCGCTGGTGCGAGGTCGGCTGCAAGGTGCGCGGAGAGGCCGCGCGGGAGCTCTACCGCGTCTTCCACTCGCGTTGGGTGGAGCACACGGAGGTGCTGGACGGGATGCCTCGCGAGCGATCGTGGCTGCCGGCTCCCGACCAGGTCGCGGTGGCGCCGGTCGACGCGCGCGTGCTGACCCAGGCGTCGGTCACCGTGGGACGGCCGACACGGAAGAACCCCTTCCATCCGCTCGGGCCGGCCCAGCAGGTCGTCAACGAGGCGCACCGACTGCGGATCGCCACGCCGCGAGCCACCATCGACCTGCCCGGTGTGCCGACGGTGCAGGTGCCCTCGCTCACGGTCGCCGACGTCGTCGGCAACGCGTTCTTCACCGCCAAGGACCCGGCGGCACCGCCGCTCATCGCAATGGCCGCCGAACAGTCGCCCGTCTACGCGAGCGGCACCTGGACGCTCGACCCCGAGGGGCGGACCGGCATCTACCACCAGATCGCCGCCGCGCTGAGGCGCACGAAGCACCACATCTACCTCGAAGACCAGTACCTCATCGACGATGCGGCGATGGGTGAGCTCCCCTCGATGCTCGACCTGCTGATCGAGAAGGTGCAGGAGCCCGCCTTCCGAAAGCTCATCGTCTTCTGCAACAGGGACGACCAGATCGAGGAGGAGTTCGAATGGCAGGCCGGCCCGCATCGTCGGTCGTTCGTCGAGCATCTCGCTGCGGCAGGCGGCGACAAGGTCGTGATCTGCCAGTACAAGTCCGCCGAGGTCCTCGGCATCACGTCGGACGCCGAGCTCGCCTGGCCGTTCTACGTCCATTCCAAGACCTGGATCTTCGACGACGAGCTGCTCATCGTGGGCTCGGCGAACTGCAACCGCCGCGGATACAGCCACGACAGCGAACTCGATTTCGCGGTGTACGACACGGAGCAGACCATGATCGCCGACCTCCGGCGACGCATCTGGCTGCGACGCCTGAACACCGCGATGGTCGACCGGCCGCTGAGCCCGGACGACGTGGATGACTTCGTGTCGGCGGCGCGCTACTGGGAGCGCCCCGACGAGTTCGGACTGACCATCGAGAACAACCGGATCGGCATCGATGCGTTCATGGCCACCGAGGTCCCCGGCGAGCGCGAACCGGACATCTTCAAGGCTCTCGGCTGGGACGGGATCGACACGTACGTCGACCCGTTCGGCTCCACGGTCGAGGAGCTGCTGTGGAACATCGTCATCGACCCGGAGGGCACGTGA
- a CDS encoding DUF4383 domain-containing protein, with protein sequence MRTSPNRLVAVIFGAVYLIVGLLGFAVTGGVTFFATKGGMLLGIFMVNPLHNVAHLLIGAALFVFGLLSVKAAKITNTVVGAAYLLLGIAGFFLVGTAANVLALNSFDHFLHLASAILLLAVGLGAERESRARVAMG encoded by the coding sequence ATGCGCACGTCCCCGAACCGTTTGGTCGCCGTCATCTTCGGCGCCGTCTACCTCATCGTCGGCCTGCTGGGTTTCGCCGTCACCGGAGGAGTCACGTTCTTCGCCACGAAGGGAGGGATGCTGCTCGGGATCTTCATGGTGAACCCCCTGCACAACGTCGCCCACCTGCTCATCGGCGCAGCCCTGTTCGTTTTCGGGCTCCTGTCGGTGAAGGCGGCGAAGATCACGAACACCGTGGTCGGAGCGGCGTACCTGCTGCTCGGCATCGCCGGCTTCTTCCTGGTCGGCACCGCCGCCAACGTGCTGGCGCTGAACTCGTTCGACCACTTCCTGCACCTCGCAAGCGCGATCCTCCTGCTGGCCGTCGGCCTCGGAGCGGAGCGCGAGAGCCGCGCCCGCGTCGCGATGGGCTGA
- a CDS encoding DUF1206 domain-containing protein — translation MSAPKAAARAAENSKVFRTLARIGYVVLGIVHIVIGAVAISIVMGSGGAAADQGGAMAQIRQTPLGVLLLWIIALGLLALAIWQIVQAFLERNPDAKKKWGYRLKYVGTAVAYLAIGWTALVYALGGQSSSSQSSQVFSAQLLATPGGVFLLVLIGLLIAGIGVAFIVRGATRAFKKHLNLPSGVARPGIVTFGAVGYIAKGIAIGVAGILFIVAAFTHDPQKAGGLDSALRTLAALPFGAVILWVVGAGLIIYGVFCFARARYAKM, via the coding sequence GTGAGTGCTCCCAAGGCCGCCGCCCGAGCGGCAGAGAATTCGAAGGTGTTCCGCACGCTCGCCCGCATCGGCTACGTCGTGCTCGGCATCGTGCACATCGTGATCGGCGCAGTGGCGATCTCGATCGTCATGGGTAGTGGCGGCGCTGCTGCCGACCAGGGCGGTGCGATGGCGCAGATCCGGCAGACGCCGCTCGGCGTGCTGCTGCTGTGGATCATCGCGCTCGGCCTGCTCGCGTTGGCGATCTGGCAGATCGTGCAGGCCTTTCTCGAGCGCAACCCCGATGCCAAGAAGAAATGGGGCTACCGGCTGAAGTACGTCGGCACGGCCGTCGCGTACCTGGCGATCGGCTGGACCGCGCTGGTGTATGCGCTCGGCGGCCAGTCCAGTTCGTCGCAGTCGTCGCAGGTGTTCAGCGCGCAACTGCTCGCCACGCCGGGCGGAGTGTTCCTGCTGGTCCTGATCGGCCTCCTCATCGCCGGGATCGGCGTCGCGTTCATCGTGCGCGGCGCGACCCGGGCGTTCAAGAAGCATCTGAATCTTCCGAGCGGCGTCGCCCGGCCCGGCATCGTCACCTTCGGTGCCGTCGGCTACATCGCGAAGGGGATCGCCATCGGCGTCGCCGGCATCCTGTTCATCGTCGCCGCCTTCACGCACGACCCGCAGAAGGCCGGTGGACTGGACTCGGCCCTGCGCACCCTCGCCGCGCTGCCCTTCGGTGCGGTCATCCTCTGGGTGGTGGGCGCTGGGCTCATCATCTACGGGGTCTTCTGCTTCGCCCGCGCACGCTACGCCAAGATGTGA